From one Lolium rigidum isolate FL_2022 chromosome 4, APGP_CSIRO_Lrig_0.1, whole genome shotgun sequence genomic stretch:
- the LOC124650041 gene encoding uncharacterized protein LOC124650041, with protein MSSSDHEQAAMEQDGAGRGDQVPSPASLSAKKLWRMVRAVHLVLVRGLGKHQPKLAALGVNLHHMLSSSKRHHQHLGAATGDQSPALTTYLSAALSCRSMDPASAVHPYPRRGGHGGGASSMSCRSMDPGAAVYQQYQYRPREVEFSFKSTPLNRRPRRTQRHRDQDLLRKQQLEDLPEYGSAAKVKTLFELMDGDDDVDDDGDMESAIPWAASAPVGRPPPRQVRITDSPFLAREDDEVGSMGVVDRRADEFILWFHDQLRIQQHQQQQQGPSSRDRTTYCFR; from the coding sequence ATGAGCAGTAGTGATCACGAGCAGGCGGCCATGGAGCAGGATGGCGCCGGCCGTGGCGATCAGGTGCCATCGCCGGCGTCGTTGAGCGCAAAGAAGCTGTGGCGCATGGTGCGCGCTGTGCACCTCGTCCTTGTCAGGGGCCTCGGCAAGCACCAGCCCAAGCTCGCCGCGCTCGGCGTCAACCTGCACCACATGCTGTCGTCGTCCAAGCGCCACCACCAACACCTCGGGGCGGCAACGGGGGATCAGAGCCCGGCCCTGACGACCTACCTGTCCGCGGCGCTCTCCTGCCGGTCCATGGACCCGGCCTCCGCGGTGCACCCGTACCCGCGGCGCGgcgggcacggcggcggtgccTCCTCGATGTCGTGCCGGTCCATGGACCCCGGCGCCGCCGTGTACCAGCAGTACCAGTACCGCCCCCGCGAGGTCGAGTTCAGCTTCAAAAGCACGCCGCTGAACAGGCGGCCCCGCCGCACGCAGCGGCACCGGGATCAGGACCTCCTGCGAAAGCAGCAGCTCGAGGACCTTCCGGAGTACGGCTCTGCCGCCAAGGTGAAGACGCTGTTCGAACTGATGGACGGCGACGATGACgtggacgacgacggcgacatgGAGAGCGCGATACCGTGGGCAGCATCcgcgccggtcggccggccgccgccgcgacaGGTTCGGATCACTGATTCGCCGTTCCTGGCGAGGGAGGACGACGAGGTCGGGAGCATGGGCGTGGTCGACCGGCGCGCCGACGAGTTCATCCTGTGGTTCCACGACCAGCTGCGCATCCAACAAcaccaacagcaacaacaagGCCCCTCCTCGAGGGATCGCACCACGTACTGTTTTAGGTAG